A stretch of the Parabacteroides timonensis genome encodes the following:
- a CDS encoding OmpH family outer membrane protein translates to MKKIIVLSCMMLLCSFAGMAQKFALIDMEYILKNIPAYEMTNEQLSQVSKKWQNEVEAIQQEAQNMYKTYQSDLVFLSAEMKTKREEEIVKKEQEAQDLKRTYFGPEGELFKKRESLMKPIQDEIYNAVKEISEDKGYQLVVDRASAMSIIFASPKIDISNEVLLKLGYSK, encoded by the coding sequence ATGAAGAAGATTATTGTTTTGAGTTGTATGATGCTCCTTTGCTCTTTTGCCGGGATGGCGCAAAAGTTTGCATTGATAGATATGGAATATATCCTGAAGAATATTCCGGCTTATGAAATGACAAACGAACAATTAAGCCAGGTGTCAAAGAAATGGCAGAATGAGGTGGAAGCAATACAGCAGGAGGCGCAAAATATGTATAAGACCTATCAGAGTGATTTGGTATTCCTTTCTGCTGAAATGAAGACAAAGCGTGAAGAAGAAATCGTGAAGAAGGAACAGGAAGCGCAAGACCTGAAACGTACTTATTTCGGACCTGAAGGTGAATTGTTTAAAAAGCGTGAAAGCTTGATGAAACCGATACAGGATGAAATTTATAATGCAGTGAAGGAAATATCGGAAGACAAGGGATATCAACTTGTTGTTGACCGTGCTTCAGCTATGAGTATTATTTTTGCATCTCCAAAGATCGATATCAGTAATGAAGTGCTGTTAAAGTTAGGATATTCAAAATAA
- a CDS encoding isoprenyl transferase, producing the protein MSLIEEIDKNRLPQHVAIIMDGNGRWAKAQGKDRSYGHQEGVVSVRKVVEAATAIGLKYLTVYTFSTENWNRPEAEVKALMSLLVSAIHRETPDLMKNNVRLMAIGNLDRLPEDAHATLLDCIKQTSANTGTTLVLALSYSSRWEITEAVKQLAVQVLEKKINPNDITEAVVSDHLTTKGIPDPDLLIRTGGEKRISNFLLWQASYAEFFFTDVYWPAFREEELYEAILYYQQRERRFGKTSEQLIL; encoded by the coding sequence ATGTCATTGATTGAGGAAATAGACAAAAATCGCTTGCCGCAACATGTGGCGATTATTATGGATGGAAACGGACGTTGGGCCAAAGCGCAGGGAAAAGACCGGAGCTATGGACACCAGGAAGGCGTTGTCTCCGTACGTAAAGTAGTTGAGGCGGCAACGGCTATTGGACTGAAGTACCTTACAGTGTACACCTTTTCAACAGAAAACTGGAATCGTCCGGAAGCAGAAGTAAAGGCTCTGATGAGCTTGCTGGTGTCGGCCATTCATCGTGAAACGCCGGATCTGATGAAAAACAATGTCCGTCTGATGGCTATCGGTAACTTGGACCGTCTGCCCGAAGATGCACATGCCACTTTGCTGGATTGTATAAAACAAACATCAGCTAATACAGGTACCACGCTCGTATTGGCTCTCAGTTATTCTTCCCGCTGGGAGATAACGGAAGCTGTCAAACAGCTCGCTGTTCAAGTGCTGGAAAAGAAAATAAACCCCAACGATATAACCGAGGCAGTTGTCTCGGACCACCTAACGACTAAAGGCATTCCCGATCCGGATCTATTGATCAGGACCGGTGGAGAAAAACGCATCAGTAACTTCCTGCTGTGGCAGGCGTCTTATGCGGAATTCTTCTTTACCGATGTGTATTGGCCGGCATTCAGAGAAGAAGAGTTGTATGAAGCTATATTGTATTACCAGCAACGCGAACGTCGTTTCGGTAAAACAAGTGAGCAATTAATCTTATAA
- the bamA gene encoding outer membrane protein assembly factor BamA — protein sequence MYKRIVLFFIFLGFACGAFAQESDTTKVEAPAEVPVINYSFPKRYKIADIKVTGIKNYDDFVLIGFSGLSVGDMVTIPGDEITTAVKRFWKHGLFSDVKILATKIEGDEVWLEIQLKQRPRISEVNYHGIKKGEREDLEAKLGLKKGFQVTPNLMDRAKIVIQKFFDGKGFKNVDVDIVQRDDLAHEGEVIVDINIDKNEKTKIHRIYFEGNEALSARDLKKAMKKTNEKFSLPNDWKTSILEAFSTKKFTTEEYENDKANIIAKYNEHGYRDAVLLSDSVVNYNDKKVDIFLKLEEGDKYYLKDIRFVGNTQYASDYLEAILGMKPGEVYNQKKLNERLSTDEDAVSNVYYNNGYIFFSADPVEVDVDNDSISLEVRIQEGPQATINRVIINGNDRLYEDIVRRELRTKPGMLFSREDLMRSVREIAQMGHFDPENMDPKPLPDPENGTVDIQYNLTSKANDQIEFSAGWGQTGVIGKLSLKFTNFSMKNFLNPKTYKGIIPQGEGQTLTLSGQTNGRYYQAYSISFMDPWFGGRRPNTLSVSAYFSKQTDISSNYYNNSMANYGGYYPGYSYGGMYGGYGGYYNNYYNNNYELAYDPDKSIMMFGLSAGYGKRLTWPDDYFQFMATLNYQMYIMHDWAYFLVQNGTCHNVNLELMLQRNSIDNPLYTRRGSQFSFSVSATPPYSLWDGKDYANMSDNDESKFKFIEYHKWKFKAKLFSPLAPMAVKRTPVLMTRVEYGFLGSYNKHKRSPFETFYMGGDGMSGYSSTYATETIGLRGYENGSIAGNGGYNSYGYAYSRLAMELRYPFLLEPSSTIYGLVFVEAGNAWRDLKSFNPFDLKRSAGVGVRIFLPMIGLMGIDWAYGFDKVDGSRSAGGSNFHFIIGQEF from the coding sequence ATGTACAAAAGAATAGTGCTGTTTTTTATTTTCCTAGGTTTTGCCTGCGGAGCATTTGCCCAGGAAAGTGACACTACCAAGGTTGAAGCACCGGCAGAAGTGCCGGTCATTAATTATTCGTTTCCCAAACGGTATAAGATTGCCGATATTAAGGTAACGGGTATTAAGAATTATGATGATTTCGTGTTAATCGGTTTTTCGGGACTATCGGTCGGCGACATGGTCACTATCCCCGGAGATGAGATTACAACAGCGGTGAAGCGTTTTTGGAAACACGGATTGTTTTCGGATGTAAAAATCCTGGCAACCAAGATTGAAGGTGACGAAGTCTGGCTGGAAATCCAGTTGAAGCAACGTCCCCGTATATCGGAAGTAAATTATCATGGAATCAAGAAAGGAGAAAGGGAAGACCTTGAAGCCAAGTTGGGCTTGAAGAAGGGGTTCCAGGTTACTCCGAACCTGATGGACCGTGCGAAGATCGTTATCCAGAAGTTCTTCGATGGAAAAGGGTTTAAGAATGTGGATGTGGATATCGTTCAGCGCGACGACCTGGCTCATGAGGGCGAGGTGATCGTAGATATCAATATCGACAAGAATGAAAAGACCAAGATCCATCGTATCTACTTTGAAGGGAATGAGGCCTTATCAGCACGAGACCTGAAAAAAGCGATGAAGAAAACCAACGAAAAGTTCAGTCTTCCGAACGACTGGAAGACCAGTATCCTGGAAGCATTCAGCACCAAGAAATTTACGACCGAAGAATATGAAAATGATAAGGCTAACATTATAGCCAAGTATAACGAACACGGTTATCGTGACGCAGTCTTGCTGTCAGACAGTGTTGTTAACTATAATGATAAGAAAGTCGACATCTTCCTGAAGCTGGAAGAAGGTGACAAATATTACCTGAAAGATATTCGCTTCGTAGGTAATACGCAGTATGCTTCAGATTATCTGGAGGCGATCTTGGGTATGAAACCTGGTGAAGTTTACAACCAGAAGAAATTGAACGAGCGTCTGTCGACTGACGAAGATGCCGTATCTAACGTATATTATAATAACGGTTACATCTTCTTTAGTGCCGACCCGGTGGAAGTAGATGTGGATAACGACTCTATCTCGTTGGAAGTACGTATCCAGGAAGGCCCGCAGGCTACTATCAACCGTGTTATTATCAATGGTAACGACCGTTTATATGAAGATATCGTACGTCGTGAGCTTCGTACCAAGCCGGGTATGTTGTTCAGTCGTGAAGATCTGATGCGTTCAGTTCGTGAAATTGCCCAGATGGGACACTTCGACCCGGAAAACATGGACCCGAAACCGCTACCCGATCCTGAGAACGGAACAGTGGATATCCAGTATAACCTGACATCGAAGGCCAACGACCAGATCGAGTTCTCGGCCGGTTGGGGACAAACGGGTGTGATCGGTAAATTGAGTTTGAAGTTTACCAACTTCTCCATGAAGAACTTCCTGAACCCGAAGACTTATAAAGGTATCATCCCGCAGGGTGAAGGTCAGACTCTGACATTGAGTGGCCAGACCAACGGACGTTACTACCAGGCATACAGTATTTCATTTATGGACCCGTGGTTCGGCGGCAGACGTCCGAATACACTTTCTGTAAGTGCTTATTTCTCTAAACAGACTGACATTAGTAGTAACTACTATAATAACAGCATGGCTAACTATGGCGGTTATTATCCGGGCTACAGTTATGGTGGTATGTATGGTGGCTACGGTGGTTATTATAACAACTACTATAATAATAACTACGAACTGGCATACGACCCGGATAAATCGATCATGATGTTCGGTCTCTCTGCCGGTTACGGTAAGCGTTTGACTTGGCCGGACGACTACTTCCAGTTCATGGCAACACTGAACTATCAGATGTATATCATGCACGACTGGGCATACTTCCTGGTTCAGAACGGAACTTGTCATAACGTAAACCTGGAGTTGATGTTACAACGTAACTCTATCGACAACCCGTTGTACACTCGTCGTGGTTCGCAGTTCTCTTTCTCGGTTAGTGCAACTCCTCCTTATTCATTGTGGGATGGAAAAGACTATGCTAACATGAGCGACAATGACGAAAGCAAGTTTAAGTTTATCGAATATCATAAATGGAAGTTCAAAGCGAAGTTGTTCTCTCCGCTGGCTCCTATGGCAGTGAAGCGTACACCAGTATTGATGACTCGCGTTGAATACGGATTCTTGGGTTCTTACAACAAACACAAACGTTCTCCGTTTGAAACCTTCTATATGGGGGGTGACGGTATGAGCGGATACTCCAGTACTTATGCAACTGAAACAATCGGTTTGAGAGGTTACGAAAACGGAAGTATCGCCGGTAACGGTGGCTATAACTCGTATGGTTATGCTTACTCCCGTCTGGCTATGGAATTACGTTATCCGTTCCTGTTGGAACCATCTTCTACTATCTACGGTCTTGTATTTGTTGAAGCTGGTAACGCTTGGAGAGATTTGAAGAGCTTTAATCCGTTTGACCTGAAACGTTCTGCCGGTGTCGGTGTTCGTATCTTCCTTCCGATGATCGGTTTGATGGGTATCGACTGGGCGTATGGTTTCGACAAAGTGGATGGATCTCGTAGTGCAGGTGGTAGCAATTTCCACTTCATCATTGGACAAGAGTTCTAA
- the porG gene encoding type IX secretion system protein PorG: protein MTSTFFQRILILILLAGSFTGLHAQEYKYEIGGMAGGAFYMGDANKNAFFKGMNPAVGVVFRYNPNFRWAFKSNLMWGQVSGNTEGLENVFPDNAQASFSRSLIELGGQMEFNFMPYSDKFAYAGAKRFTPYVLLGLGVTVGTGNKMFFGPNIPLGVGVKYKVKNRINLGCEFSFRKLFGDNFDVTDDSNAMLDNPYQTGGSFLKNKDWYSFLLLSVTWDFGPRNRPCNSINSNSTFRY from the coding sequence ATGACTTCAACTTTTTTTCAACGGATTCTTATACTGATACTGCTGGCCGGCTCATTTACCGGTCTCCACGCACAGGAATATAAATATGAAATAGGCGGGATGGCAGGAGGCGCCTTCTATATGGGGGATGCCAACAAGAATGCTTTCTTCAAAGGGATGAACCCCGCAGTAGGGGTTGTGTTCCGTTATAATCCCAATTTCAGATGGGCCTTTAAAAGCAATCTGATGTGGGGGCAGGTATCGGGTAATACGGAAGGACTGGAAAATGTTTTTCCGGACAATGCGCAAGCATCGTTCAGCCGTAGCCTGATAGAGCTGGGCGGCCAGATGGAGTTCAACTTCATGCCGTACAGTGATAAATTTGCTTATGCAGGAGCGAAGCGTTTTACTCCGTATGTTCTCCTGGGACTGGGTGTCACAGTGGGTACAGGGAATAAGATGTTTTTCGGGCCGAATATCCCGTTAGGGGTAGGAGTGAAATATAAGGTCAAGAACAGGATCAACCTGGGTTGCGAGTTCTCGTTCCGTAAGTTATTCGGAGATAATTTCGATGTGACGGACGATAGCAATGCAATGTTGGATAATCCTTATCAGACCGGTGGCAGTTTCTTGAAGAACAAAGATTGGTATTCATTTTTACTGCTATCTGTTACCTGGGACTTCGGTCCGCGTAACAGGCCATGTAATAGTATAAACAGCAACAGTACGTTTAGATACTGA